The Daucus carota subsp. sativus chromosome 2, DH1 v3.0, whole genome shotgun sequence genome includes a window with the following:
- the LOC108208611 gene encoding agamous-like MADS-box protein AGL31, which produces MKRSSRRVEFIENKKKCSKSFMKRRSGLVNKARELSILCGVDACMIINAGENKNNDDPGDFMWSSSSDSGATARKLINKYREDEKKVVYSVSNYFVDKTRKAEKDLASLKKKSREDCKLSTWNPKFENMKEHELRDLVNDLEIKIYDLKRQRLMKNKRIKTGTDSIDFPSLEVDHGSWSNGDNNFQPKFTMEPNYICPPTMNSVHCNSSNYDSEAIVRNQMNYCVQPIAMIKPDAMFDHCTSMGLQPQFCDDSRRFGNYNSGAQAEAKAFSYSSLLMNPGMMSSDLPVSLVYDHNAFNF; this is translated from the coding sequence ATGAAACGATCTAGCAGGAGAGTAGAATTTATCGAAAACAAGAAGAAGTGCAGCAAGTCATTCATGAAACGAAGGAGCGGACTCGTAAACAAGGCTCGTGAATTATCAATCCTCTGTGGAGTTGATGCTTGTATGATAATCAATGCAGGGGAAAATAAGAACAATGATGATCCGGGAGATTTTATGTGGTCTTCGTCGTCTGATTCTGGCGCTACTGCTCGAAAACTGATAAATAAGTATCGAGAGGATGAGAAGAAAGTGGTCTACagtgtttcaaattattttgtgGACAAGACGAGGAAAGCTGAGAAGGACTTGGCGAGTCTGAAGAAGAAAAGTAGGGAAGATTGTAAGCTGTCGACATGGAATCCAAAGTTTGAGAATATGAAGGAACATGAGTTGAGGGATTTGGTTAATGACTTGGAGATTAAGATTTATGATCTGAAGAGACAGAGATTGATGAAGAACAAAAGGATAAAGACGGGAACTGATAGTATTGATTTCCCAAGCCTAGAAGTTGATCATGGATCGTGGAGTAATGGtgataataattttcaaccaaAATTTACGATGGAGCCAAACTACATATGTCCACCGACGATGAACTCAGTGCATTGTAATAGCAGCAATTATGATTCTGAGGCGATTGTTAGGAATCAGATGAATTATTGTGTTCAGCCAATTGCTATGATCAAACCAGATGCGATGTTTGATCATTGTACTTCTATGGGATTGCAGCCACAGTTTTGTGATGATTCGAGGCGATTTGGTAACTACAACTCAGGAGCACAAGCAGAGGCCAAGGCGTTTTCTTATTCCTCTCTTCTGATGAATCCTGGAATGATGAGTTCTGATCTGCCTGTCTCTTTGGTTTATGATCACAATGCGTTCAACTTTTAG
- the LOC108209711 gene encoding BTB/POZ domain-containing protein At1g63850: MTTSSAHLKFQTQPIKPKRRRFRETTILSSATNSPPSPTMSPSPSNLNIRYSPTTIYQIMDPTTTLPAGPTPDYYPSSFSKFNSALTAGLLNPMSPPPSSDKLTRSSPTLFEMMANEPDTLSRTQIPITPKSNLPERDKQALIQQRIYNLLSCRSPDSQFNDPDSSDVKLTLSSKDNLSVTMNVHRQILVAHSRFFAVKISDRWSKQVKNCSPYIVEIADCDDIEVYIETIRLMYCKDLRKKLLKEDVPKVLGILKVSAAIGFDAGVLSCLEYLEAAPWAEDEEEKVASLLSELRLEAVGAGEVLKRVCADVTAGVEEGNESEEVILKLLHVVLEGKDEKARREMKALVSKMLHENSSHNDLRKESLYSACDGCLQLLRHHFLRVAAADLQDAGQIARQADNLRWILDILIDRQIAEDFLKTWAAQSDLADVHSKVPPIHRYEISTVTARLFVGIGKGQLLASKDARCLLLKTWLVPFYDDFGWMRRASKGLDRHLIEDGLSSTILTLPLAWQQDILMSWFDRFLNSGEDCPNIQRGFEVWWRRAFWRRNGEPERPQQIRITTENS, from the exons ATGACAACCTCTTCAGCACACCTCAAATTCCAAACCCAACCTATCAAACCCAAACGCCGTCGTTTTCGCGAGACCACCATCCTCTCCTCCGCCACCAACTCTCCCCCCTCTCCCACCATGTCTCCCTCCCCATCAAATCTCAACATCCGCTACTCCCCCACCACCATCTACCAAATCATGGACCCCACCACCACCCTCCCCGCTGGCCCCACCCCAGACTACTACCCCTCCTCATTCTCCAAGTTCAACTCCGCCCTCACCGCCGGCCTCTTAAACCCCATGTCGCCGCCGCCTTCTTCGGACAAACTGACCCGATCCAGCCCGACCCTTTTCGAAATGATGGCCAATGAACCCGACACTCTCTCCAGAACTCAAATCCCAATCACCCCTAAATCTAATTTGCCCGAACGAGATAAGCAAGCCCTAATTCAACAGAGAATTTACAATCTCTTGTCGTGTCGGAGCCCCGATTCGCAGTTTAATGACCCGGATAGTAGTGATGTGAAGCTCACATTGAGCTCTAAGGATAATTTGAGTGTGACCATGAATGTGCATAGACAGATTTTGGTGGCTCATAGCCGGTTTTTCGCGGTCAAGATTTCGGATAGGTGGAGTAAGCAGGTGAAGAACTGTAGTCCGTATATTGTGGAGATTGCGGATTGTGATGATATTGAGGTGTATATTGAGACTATTAGGTTAATGTATTGTAAGGATTTGAGGAAGAAGCTTTTGAAGGAAGATGTTCCGAAAGTTCTCGGAATTTTGAAG GTTTCGGCCGCAATTGGGTTTGATGCTGGGGTTTTGTCTTGTTTGGAATACTTGGAGGCTGCTCCATGGGCTGAGGATGAGGAAGAAAAGGTGGCTTCTCTACTGTCAGAGCTACGTCTTGAGGCAGTTGGTGCTGGCGAAGTTTTAAAGAGGGTATGTGCTGATGTCACAGCAGGGGTTGAGGAGGGAAATGAAAGTGAGGAAGTTATTCTTAAGCTTTTACATGTAGTTCTTGAAGGGAAAGATGAGAAAGCTAGGCGAGAAATGAAGGCACTGGTGTCAAAAATGCTCCACGAGAATTCATCTCATaatgatttgagaaaagaaTCATTGTATTCTGCTTGTGATGGGTGCCTGCAGTTGCTTCGTCATCACTTTTTACGGGTTGCAGCAGCAGATTTACAAGATGCGGGTCAGATAGCTCGGCAAGCAGATAATTTGCGTTGGATTTTGGACATTTTGATTGACAGACAGATTGCTGAAGACTTTTTGAAAACATGGGCAGCACAGTCTGATCTGGCTGATGTACATTCAAAAGTGCCTCCTATTCACAGATATGAGATTAGCACAGTCACAGCTAGGCTGTTTGTTGGAATCGGAAAGGGCCAGCTATTAGCTTCAAAGGATGCTAGGTGTTTACTCTTGAAGACATGGCTGGTGCCCTTTTATGATGATTTTGGGTGGATGAGAAGAGCATCGAAAGGCCTTGACAGGCATTTAATTGAGGATGGCCTTAGTAGTACTATTTTGACTCTTCCTTTGGCCTGGCAACAAGATATCTTAATGTCTTGGTTTGATCGTTTTTTAAATTCTGGCGAGGACTGCCCTAACATACAGAGAGGGTTTGAGGTTTGGTGGAGGAGGGCTTTCTGGAGACGAAATGGTGAGCCTGAACGACCACAACAAATTCGAATTACAACTGAGAATTCATGA